AGAGCGTGCGGCTCATAATCGCATCCGACTTAGGTGTTTTAACCTGAGAGTAATCAGGGCGGTCGGCGATTAATTCAATCGGTAATTTTGCTGGGCCTTTCATCTGTTGAATATGGTGCCAGTTTTTAAGATAGTGCCAGTTATTGCCATACCAATAGAACACCGCTGGAATCCCCGCTGCTTGCAGACCGGCTAATACTTCACGAGTGCGGACTTCGGTTGGTAGCATAAAGCTTAGGAAGCCGGCGTTTTCATTGGCTTCATCAGCAATGTCACGGAAGGACACTTCGGCGTATTGCGCCATCGCCGATTTCAGCGCCTTTTTGTTACGACGCTGAATCTCCAAAATACGCGGCAGTTTTTGCCATTGCGCGACGCCGACCGCCGCATTCATTTCAGAAATACGGTAATTGGCCCCCATAATCGGGTGGGTTTCGGCGCCACGGTCAGAACCGATATGATCATGGCCATGATCCGAGTACTGGTGCGCGGCATCGTAAATCGCCGTGTCATCGGTAATTACCGCCCCACCTTCACCGCAAGATACCGTTTTGACCGAATCAAATGAGAAGGTGCCCACTTGTCCCCAAGTCCCCAAAGCGCGACCTTGGTAGGTGGCACCGGTAGCTTGGCAAGCATCTTCCATTAAAATGATATTGTGCTTGTCACAGACTGCGCGGACTTTATCCATATAACCGCCTGAGCCGCACATATGCACAAAGTTAACGCCCTTAGTGCGCGGGGTAATCGCGGCTTCTATGCCTTCGGGTGATAAGCATAGGGTTTCATCAATTTCAGCAAATACCGGAATGGCACCCGCTAAAACGATTGCTTCAACCGACGCTACAAAGGTAAAGGGCGGGACGATGACTTCGTCACCGGCACCAATGCCAGCGGCTGCCATAGCGACGGTAAGTGCAGACGTACCGCTGGACACTAGGTGCGCATGTTTCACCGGCAAATCGCGTTGGATCATCTGTTCCATTTCTCGGGCTTTCCAAACCCCGTTGCGCAGGCCATCAAAGTTGTAGCGAAAGGTAAAGCCTTTCTCCATCACTTCAGCAACTTGCTGTTTTTCGTGTTCATCAAAAAGTTCAAAACCTGGCATAAGGACTCCCGGATCAGGTTGGAATAAGTTGGCTTAATAAGCTAGCGTGCTTGGTTTTTTGGTAGTTGAGGGTTTGGCGATTGGCGACAAAAATACTATGTAAATGCATCAAAGCGCTATCAAAGTCGTCATTAATAATCAGATACTCAAATTCGTGATAATGACTTAATTCTCGGTTGGCCTCGCTCATCCGTTTTGCAATCACTTCGGGCGCATCCGTTGCCCGACCTTTAAGACGACGTTCCAGCTCACTCAAGGAAGGCGGGGCAATAAAAATACTGGTTAATTGCGTAAATTCTTGTCGAATTTGTTGTGCGCCTTGCCAATCAATTTCTAAGATCACATCAAGGCCGGCATCCAGTTGTTGCATCACAACGGAACGGCTAGTGCCGTAGTAATTATCGAATACCTGGGCATGCTCTAAAAAATCACCCGCGGCGACCTGTTGTTCAAAAGTCGCTTTATCAACAAAATGATAGTTTACTCCATCGCGCTCACCGGGTCTGGGTGCGCGGGTTGTGGTAGATACAGAGACCTTAATCATCGGGTCTATTTCGAGCAAACGGGAGACCAGTGACGTTTTGCCAGCACCAGACGGCGCTGAAATAACATAGAGTTGACCTAACATAAAAATACACTAATGGTAAATAATCTAACAGTTTATCAAAAAACCGTTCATTTTCCTGTAGGTTTTATGCCGCAAATTGCAAATTTTGGATACAATTTCACTATGAATAAACAAAGTATCTTCTTAGTAGGGCCGATGGGCGCCGGAAAATCGACAGTGGGACGCATTTTGGCCGAAAAACTCGGCTATGATTTTATGGATAGCGACCATGAAATTGAAGCGCGCACGGGTGTAACTATTCCGGTTATTTTTGATATTGAAGGTGAAGCCGGTTTCCGAGCGCGAGAAACGACGGTCATTGATGATATCACCCAACAACCAGGCCTGGTGCTTGCCACAGGGGGCGGTGCGGTGTTATCAGCTGAAAACCGTCGTCATCTTGCCGCACGCGGCTTTGTGGTTTACTTGCGCTCAACCCTGCCAGCGCTGATTCAGCGTACCAAAAATGACCGCAACCGTCCGTTATTGCAAACGGAAAATCCGGAAACGGTTATTGAGCGCTTGCTTACGGAACGGGGCCCCCTCTATGAAGGGGTTGCTGATCTAATCGTTGATACTCAGCAAGCCTCAGTGTTCCGTGTGGTGCGTCATATTCAAGACCAATTAGTACGCGAAGGTGTGGTGTCATAACCGGAGCTAACCAACCCGCTTCGTATTTTCAATCGAAATTTTAGGACAGTCCATTGATTACCTTAACCGTAGATTTAGCAGAACGCAGTTATCCAATTTTTATTGGTCAGGATTTATTACAACAACCCGGCCTAGTCGCTCCTTTTGTCAAAGGCACTCAGGTGATGATTGTCACCAATAGCACGGTCGCGCCCTTATATTTAGACCGCGCCAAAGCGTTGTTTACTGATTTGCAAGTCGATGCGGTGGTCTTGCCGGATGGTGAGGAGTATAAAAATTTAGAGATTCTTAATCGAATTTTTGACCAGTTGATCGGCGGCCATTTTGATCGCAAATCTACGCTGGTGGCATTAGGCGGTGGTGTGATTGGTGATATGACCGGTTTTGCGGCGGCAGCCTATCAACGTGGGGTGCCGTTTATTCAAATTCCAACGACTTTGTTATCGCAAGTGGATTCGTCGGTAGGGGGCAAAACCGGGGTCAACCATCCGCAGGGTAAAAATATGATCGGTGCGTTTCATCAGCCGCAAGCGGTGGTGATTGATACTTTGACCTTGAATACGCTGGAAGACCGTCAGCTGTCAGCAGGCCTGGCGGAAGTGATTAAATATGGCCTCATTCGTGATCTTGCGTTTTTTGAATGGCTGGAGCAGAACCTTGAAGGTTTGATGGCGCGGGATCATGCATTATTAGCGCAAGCGATTGAACGCTCTTGCCAGAATAAAGCCGATATCGTCGCGGCGGATGAGACCGAGCAAGGTCAGCGTGCTTTGTTGAATTTGGGACATACCTTTGGTCATGCGATTGAAGCGGGCATGGGTTATGGTGCTTGGTTGCACGGTGAAGCGATTAGTGCCGGTATGATGCAAGCGGCTTATATGTCACAGCTGTTAGGGGATTTAAGCGCGGCCGATGTTGAACGTATTGGCGCAATTTTTAAACGCGCCAAACTGCCTATTTATCCGCCAAATGAATTAAGTAACGAACAATTTATGCACTATATGGCCGGCGATAAAAAAGTCCAAGCCGGTAAAGTGCGCTTGGTACTACTAAAATCAATTGGCCAAGCTTATATTAGCGGTGATTATCCGGCTGAGTTATTGCAAAAAACGCTTACTGAATGGCGAAGCTAAGTATTTTAAGAGGGTTTTACTAGGGTCTTAGCTACCCCTGAACGCCGCCTCTTTTTGCACAGCAAAAATCGAAGGCTGCGCGCTAAACACTATCTGCTTTTAAAACCTAAGGACATATCATGCTCGACCAATTACAACAGCGTTTTGATCACCCCAATGTGCGTTTTTATCAGCGCGACCAGTTGGTAATGATTGAGCTAAACAATCGTTACGGCCAAGCCACAGTGACGACTCATGGGGCGACCCTGCTAAGTTACATCCCTGCAGGTGGCAGCGATCTATTATGGGTGAGCGATACCGCGATTTA
This Thiomicrospira cyclica ALM1 DNA region includes the following protein-coding sequences:
- a CDS encoding DegT/DnrJ/EryC1/StrS family aminotransferase produces the protein MPGFELFDEHEKQQVAEVMEKGFTFRYNFDGLRNGVWKAREMEQMIQRDLPVKHAHLVSSGTSALTVAMAAAGIGAGDEVIVPPFTFVASVEAIVLAGAIPVFAEIDETLCLSPEGIEAAITPRTKGVNFVHMCGSGGYMDKVRAVCDKHNIILMEDACQATGATYQGRALGTWGQVGTFSFDSVKTVSCGEGGAVITDDTAIYDAAHQYSDHGHDHIGSDRGAETHPIMGANYRISEMNAAVGVAQWQKLPRILEIQRRNKKALKSAMAQYAEVSFRDIADEANENAGFLSFMLPTEVRTREVLAGLQAAGIPAVFYWYGNNWHYLKNWHHIQQMKGPAKLPIELIADRPDYSQVKTPKSDAIMSRTLSMLINLSWTDADIQKRLDAFANVFKK
- the gmk gene encoding guanylate kinase, which produces MLGQLYVISAPSGAGKTSLVSRLLEIDPMIKVSVSTTTRAPRPGERDGVNYHFVDKATFEQQVAAGDFLEHAQVFDNYYGTSRSVVMQQLDAGLDVILEIDWQGAQQIRQEFTQLTSIFIAPPSLSELERRLKGRATDAPEVIAKRMSEANRELSHYHEFEYLIINDDFDSALMHLHSIFVANRQTLNYQKTKHASLLSQLIPT
- the aroK gene encoding shikimate kinase AroK, coding for MNKQSIFLVGPMGAGKSTVGRILAEKLGYDFMDSDHEIEARTGVTIPVIFDIEGEAGFRARETTVIDDITQQPGLVLATGGGAVLSAENRRHLAARGFVVYLRSTLPALIQRTKNDRNRPLLQTENPETVIERLLTERGPLYEGVADLIVDTQQASVFRVVRHIQDQLVREGVVS
- the aroB gene encoding 3-dehydroquinate synthase — its product is MITLTVDLAERSYPIFIGQDLLQQPGLVAPFVKGTQVMIVTNSTVAPLYLDRAKALFTDLQVDAVVLPDGEEYKNLEILNRIFDQLIGGHFDRKSTLVALGGGVIGDMTGFAAAAYQRGVPFIQIPTTLLSQVDSSVGGKTGVNHPQGKNMIGAFHQPQAVVIDTLTLNTLEDRQLSAGLAEVIKYGLIRDLAFFEWLEQNLEGLMARDHALLAQAIERSCQNKADIVAADETEQGQRALLNLGHTFGHAIEAGMGYGAWLHGEAISAGMMQAAYMSQLLGDLSAADVERIGAIFKRAKLPIYPPNELSNEQFMHYMAGDKKVQAGKVRLVLLKSIGQAYISGDYPAELLQKTLTEWRS